Genomic DNA from Candidatus Shapirobacteria bacterium:
ACCTCAACCGACCATTAGCCCCACTTCGCTTACCAGTTCCTCAAACCTTACCATTGCCCTGTACAATGGTACCGAGGAAGCCGGATTGGCAAAAAGTCTGGACAAAGATATTTTTAGTAAAACTCAAAATTACAAGGTAACAATTATTGCTGATGCCCAAAAAAACAGTTACGAGGATACCCTGGTCATCGACATCAGCGGTAAAAATCAGGAAATCGCCCAAGCTCTTGCCCAAAGTCTTTCCGCTGTTTTAGGCCCTCTCCCCTTAGGCGAACAAAAACCAGATACCGATATTTTGATAATTATCGGGAAAAATCACCCCTAATCTTGTCTACATGAAAATCCACAAAATTAGCCGTCTTGTTTCAATCAGCGGAATAATCATATTAGCGGTAGCTTTATTTATTTTTGTCATTTCAAAGCCCTCTATCGGGAAAATCAACCCACCTCAAACCGACCACACGACCGAACTGCTTCCCACCGAAAAGTGGTATACCGACGACAATATCAATTTTACCTATGGTGCCAAATATGAATTAAGAGCCGTAAAAGCCGGCTCCGGCAATCAGCCAGAGGTTATCAACTTACTTGGTACAAAAGGGGACTCATCCATGTGGACTATTACCATCAAAAAAATTGATTATACCGATTTATCCGAAGTCTCCGGAGTCCAGCTTCGTAGAATTAAATCCGAGGATTATCTTGAAAAAAATCTGGAAATCGATCAAACTAGCGGATTATTTTTTAAAAAGATAAGCAGTAGTGAATTTACCGCCCTGGCCATAAAAAACGGCAAACTTATCACCATGGCTCTTACGGTAAACTCCAATGATACCGGAAAAGAGGCGGAGTTTCTGAGTTTTATTAAAACTCTGAGAATCAATTAAAACGATTTTGCAAAAAAACGCATAAATGATTACCTATCAGGTTGTCCAGGGTATCGATGTTTGCCACAAGTTATGGCAAAAATATTCCTCGAACCTTCATCTGAGCCAACTTTGGAATTACCGCCTTTGTTTTCACCGGGGATACCAGAGTCAACCCCACTTTATAGTTGCCTATGAGGATTCAATTCCTCTCGGCTTTATCCCCCTAGAATTTTATCCCGAAAATGATGTTTACCAACTTTTCGGTGGTGGTGACTGGAATGAAAAGCTAGATTTGTATATGGGCCAAAAAATTTCCGACAAAGATTTATCCCAAATGGTGAAATTAATTCCTCAAAACCATAAAGTTATTTTTCTCTCGCCGGACTCTAAATTTATCAAACCTTTTGAACCCACTTACTACATCAGCCTCAAAGACTTTCCCACCCCCGAATCTCTATTAGCCAACATGGACAAAAAACATCGCAAAAATCTCCGTCTCGAGTTTAACAAAATCGACCAAAACAAAGTTGATCTAAAATTCGGCGATACCGATATTATCGACAGTATCGTCAAGTTTAACCAGGAAAGATTCGGCCAAGAATCATCCTTCGGTAGCCCCGGTTTTGATACCACTTTCAAGCTTCTTCTCTCCGAAGCATCACTCATTGACATTATCAAAACTATTTCTATTTATATAAACGGTCATCTTGAGGCTGCTGCTGTTTGCGCCAATTATCATCAAACATTTACCTATCTCCAGGGTGGTAGTAATCCGCACATAAACAACCTCGGGAAATATCTTAATTATCAGGTTATAAAAATGGGGTACGACCAAAAACCAACCATTATTGATCTTTTATCCGATGATTGTGGTTGGAAAACTCATTGGCGCTCCGCGGTTGGCATGACCTATCAGCTTGACTTGTCAAAATTGTAAATATTTTACTTTCCGGCATTAATGTTAATATTATTTAATGCCTGTGTTTATTAGCTTTTTGATATTCATTGCCTCTCTTCTAGGCCTCTGGCTCTCCTCCGAAATAATTCTTAGCTCTGTTGGTCGCCTTTCAACCAGGCTCAGACTTCCCCCATTTGTTGTCTCTTTTTTTATCCTCGGTTTTCTTAGCTCATTACCCGAATTGAGCATTGGTGTCAATTCAATCATTAACAAGACGCCCGATATTTTTGTCGGTAACTTATCCGGTGCCTCTATCGTCCTTTTTTTGTTTATCATCCCGCTTTTGGCGATTTTGGGTGATGGGATTATCCTTTCTCGCCAGTTACCCAAGAACAAATTAATTCTCTCCATCCTGGCGATAATCTCCCCGTTTCTTTTGATCCTTGACGGATTCCTAAGTTATTTTGATGCCTTTGCTTTGGTGGCTGCCTATTTCCTTCTTATCTCCTCCATCAAGCACAAAAGGCGTCTTTTCAGAAAAATAATTACCAAAAAAATAAAAAATGTCAGCTTTAACCCAATTGCTGAATTAATTAAGGTTCTTATCGGTGCTGTTCTGATTTATATTTTCAGCAAAGTCTTGGTCGACCAAACAGTCTTTTTTGCCCGGCTGTTCCATGCCCCGGTCCTTATTATCAGCTTTTTACTTTTATCACTCGGCACCAATTTACCCGAGCTGGTTATCGCCATCAATGCCGTAATTAGCCACCAAAAGGAGGTTGCCTTTGGCAACTACGTCGGTTCCGCCGCTGTAAATACCCTTCTCTTTGGTATTCTGACCTTTGCAAACGGGGAATTTACAGTTACCGGCAACGGTTTCTTGGTTAACTTAATTGTTTTTTCCTTTGGCCTTTTATTGTTTTATCGTTTTTCTACTACCAAAAATGATATTTGCCGCAAAGAAGGTTGGATTCTTCTGTCTCTTTATTTGTTTCTGGCACTAATAAAAATTGTGGAAATATAAACATACAAGATGACAGATCCTCAAAATATCAATCATTCGGTCAAAATTCAGCCTGGATCTGTAGTCAGCAGAGAAATTATAAATAAATCCTTCGGCACTGTTACCGTTTTTGCTTTCGACAAAAACCAAGGCCTGAGCGAACACACCGCCCCATTTGACGCTCTCATTATTGCAACTGAAGGTGCTTGTGAAATTATAGTTTCCGGTGCAAGTCACACTGTCAAGGCCGGTGAGATGTTTTTATTGCCCGCAAACGCCCCACACTCTCTAAAAGCGATCAAAGCTTTTAAAATGATCTTGATAATGATTAAATCAGTATAGTTACGCCCCTATCAAAAAATAAATAAAATAATAAACTATGAACAAAAAATTTTTATTTCCTCTCGTTTTTTCTTTAGCCATAATCTTGGGCGGGTGTTTCCCAAAACCCCAAAATCCCTCGCCTGTTATAGACAATCCCCCCACTGTCGAACCATCAGAAGTTCCGATAGTTGGCGGCGACGCAGACGAGCATGGTTGCATTGGCTCCGCCGGTTATTCCTGGTGCGAAGACAAGGGTAAATGCATTCGAATTTGGGAAGAAGACTGCGGCTCTGCCTCTGCCATAAAAACTGCCATCGCCAAAAAAGACAACATCACCACAGATTTTACCGTCACCATTAAACACGAAAATACCAAATATGCTTCGGGTGGTATTTCTTTTGACGGTAGCGGTGGGGGGATGTTTTTGGCAGCAAAAATAGGGGATGAGTGGCAGATCATCTACTCCGGCAATGGCAGCATCGACTGCGTCGCTATCAAAAACAATTACGATTTTACCCCCGAGATGTTGCAGGGTTTTTGTGACTGAAACGGGATAGAGTTATAATTCTCTTATGCTCAAAGGATTTAAACAGTTTATTTTAAAAGGCAATGTTGTCGACTTAGCTGTCGGTATTATCATGGGGACTGCTTTTGGTTCTGTGGTTAGCTCTCTGGTCAAAGGTGTTATCACTCCTTTAATCGGTGCCTTCGGCGGCCAACCCAACTTGTCTTTTATCTCGTTTACTATCAACAATAGTAAATTTTTATTTGGAGATTTTCTAAACGCCCTGATCTCTTTCTTGATCAACGCCTTGGTCCTGTATTTTTTTGTCGTTCTTCCTGTCAACAAGCTAAGTGTCCTTACCAAAAAAGAAAAGTCACTTGATCCCACCAACAAAACTTGTCCCGAATGTTTAAGCAATATCCCAATCAAAGCCAAACGTTGTGCTTTTTGTACATCACTCCAGCCCAAAAATTAACCCTCTAAAAAATTCCACATCGCGATTTAGCGCCTCTGCCCAGTGACCGGCAATATTATGGTTATCCCTCTGGTAAGAATACAAAGTTGATTTTTTCCCGCTTCTAATCAGAGCATCGTTTAGTTGTTTTCCCCAACCAAATGGTA
This window encodes:
- a CDS encoding GNAT family N-acetyltransferase, with the protein product MITYQVVQGIDVCHKLWQKYSSNLHLSQLWNYRLCFHRGYQSQPHFIVAYEDSIPLGFIPLEFYPENDVYQLFGGGDWNEKLDLYMGQKISDKDLSQMVKLIPQNHKVIFLSPDSKFIKPFEPTYYISLKDFPTPESLLANMDKKHRKNLRLEFNKIDQNKVDLKFGDTDIIDSIVKFNQERFGQESSFGSPGFDTTFKLLLSEASLIDIIKTISIYINGHLEAAAVCANYHQTFTYLQGGSNPHINNLGKYLNYQVIKMGYDQKPTIIDLLSDDCGWKTHWRSAVGMTYQLDLSKL
- a CDS encoding cupin domain-containing protein translates to MTDPQNINHSVKIQPGSVVSREIINKSFGTVTVFAFDKNQGLSEHTAPFDALIIATEGACEIIVSGASHTVKAGEMFLLPANAPHSLKAIKAFKMILIMIKSV
- the mscL gene encoding large conductance mechanosensitive channel protein MscL; protein product: MLKGFKQFILKGNVVDLAVGIIMGTAFGSVVSSLVKGVITPLIGAFGGQPNLSFISFTINNSKFLFGDFLNALISFLINALVLYFFVVLPVNKLSVLTKKEKSLDPTNKTCPECLSNIPIKAKRCAFCTSLQPKN